From the genome of Candidatus Binatia bacterium:
GCTTCGACATCCTCCATCCGGGCCACGTCGCGCTCCTCGCGCACGCCAAGCGGCTGGGGCACTACCTCCTGGTCGGGATCAACTCCGACCGCTCCGTCCACGCGCTGAAGGGGCGGGGCCGTCCGGTGCAGCAGGAAGCCGACCGCGCCACGATCCTCGCCGCGCTCTCCGACGTGGACGGCGTCTTCGTCTTCGACGACGAGACGCCGCGTGGCGTCATCGAGGCGCTCCTGCCCGACGTGCTCGTCAAGGGAGGCGACTACAAGCCGGAAGAGGTGGTGGGACGCGAAACCGTGGTGGCCGCGGGGGGACGCGTCGACATTTTTCCGACGGTGGCCGAACATTCTTCGACGAAGCTGTTGAGCAAACAGCATGCCGAGATGTCCCGGCGCGTGTAACGCGCCGGAACACAATTCGTTCCTCGATTCACCGGCACGGGCGCGCCGGTCCGTGCCGTCGCCCGCCGCCGCCGCCGAGCGACCCACTCCCATCTCCCTCGATTGACCCGCTCCGTGGGAGTGCCTACCATTCCGGCCGTCGTACGTACGTCGACGCACGCGGAACGCTCCACGTTCCTTAACGATTGGAGAACGCCATGATCGAAACCATCGCTGTGCTGCTCGTGGTGATGTGGCTGCTCGGCATGCTCACCCACTACACGCTCGGCGGCCTCATCCATATCCTCCTCGTGCTTGCCGTCATCGCGATCATCATCCGTCTCGTCTCGGGGCGGAGGCCGGTGGTCTGACGGGCTCTCCGAGCCGAAACGCTTCACGCCGTGCCTGACGGGCGACCCTGGCCGTGGCATCGGGCACATGCCGCGGCCCTCGCACTCGGACTTTCCCAGGAGGGAATCGAATGAACCGATCGCTGTCGGTCCTGGCCGTGACCCTGTTCGCCCTGTTCACGATCGCGCCGTCGTTTGCGATCGCGCAGGACATGCCTCCCGCCGAGCACAAGAGCATCGCTCTAGGGTTCCACAACGATCTCGCGCCGATCGGCGTCCGCTGGTGGCTGGCGGGGCAGAAGGTCGGTGTCGATCTGGGCCTGGGATACGACCGGGAGCCGTCCTTCATCTATTCGAACGAGCACCTCTCCACGTTCCGCTTCGACGTGGGCATCCCGATCGTCCTGAAGAGCTGGTCGCGGCTCCATTTCCTCTTCCGTCCCGGCCTGGCGTACGAGAGCCGGCAGGTGGAGACCGATCCGCTCGGGATCGCTCCGTTCGACACCGACACCAACAAGGACCTGCTGATCACCGGCGAGCTGGAGGCGGAGGCGTTCCTCCTGGACAATTTCAGCGTCTCGGCGAGCCACGGGATCGGGTACGACAGCTTCGATCCCGCCGGCGGCGGCGACAAGGAGAACTCCTTCTTCACGCTCGGCAACAACTTCACCAACGTCGGCTTCCACGTCTATCTGTTCGGAGGCGAGCGCTGAGCTGAAACGGGCGCGTCCTCCAGGGCGCGCCGCTCATGGGCATGGACTCGGGCCTCCGGGAGCGCATCTCCGGAGGCCCGAAGCATTTGGGGCGCTCCGACGCCAGCTGGGGCGGCTGCGGAATCCCGCCCAGCCGGCCACCGAGGGGACCATTGACAGCGTAAGCCCCTAGTGTTTAATCTGTTGCACCTGATCGCCGTCCACGCAATGAAGATCCGTCCGGCGTCTCCCGAAGCCCGGCGAGCGGCTCGAAGATCCCGCCGCCTTGCCCCGTGAGCGCCGTCGCGACGACTCCAGAAGAAGGGGTGCCTCGAGTGAAACGCCAGAGAAGGGTCGTGATCATGGGCGCCGGCGGGCGCGACTTTCACAACTTCAACACGTACTTCAAGACGCGACCGGAGTACCAGGTCGTGGCGTTCACGGCGTCGGCTCAAATTCCGGGGATCGACGATCGCCGCTATCCGCGGTCTCTCGCCGGAAAGCTCTACCCCAAGGGGATCCCGATCTTCTCGGAGCAGGAGCTGCCGGAGCTGATCCGTGACCAGGACGTCGACCTGGTCGTCTTCGCCTACAGCGACGTCTCCCACGAGTACGTGATGCACAAGGCGTCGTGGGTGGCCAGCCTGGGCCCCGACTTCATGATCATGGGACCGCGCAGCACCATGCTGCAGAGCAAGGTCCCGGTGATCGCGGTGAACGCGGTCCGGACCGGCTCGGGGAAGAGCCAGACCACGCGCAAGGTGTGCGAGGTGCTGAAGGGGATGGGCAAGCGCGTCGTCGCGATCCGCCATCCGATGCCCTACGGCGACCTGGGGCGCCAGGGGGTGCAGCGGTTCGCCACCTACGCCGACCTCGACCGCCACAAGTGCACCATCGAGGAGCGCGAGGAGTACGAGCCGCACATCGACCGCGGCACCATCGTCTACGCGGGCGTGGACTACGCCGAGATCCTGGCCGCCGCCGAGAAGGAGGCGGACGTGATCGTGTGGGACGGCGGCAACAACGACTTCTCCTTCTACAAGCCGGACCTCCAGATCGTCGTGGCCGATCCGCACCGGCCGGGGCACGAGCGCACCTATCATCCGGGGGAGATCAACACCCGGATCGCCGACGTGGTCGTCATCAACAAGGTCGGCACCACCGACTACACGAACGTGGAAGCGGTGCGCGCCTCGGTGCAGCAGCTCAATCCCGGGGCGGTCATCGTGGACGGGGCCTCGCCGATCTCCGTGGACCGGCCCGACCGGATCAAGGACCGCCGCGCGCTGGTGATCGAGGACGGCCCGACGCTGACCCACGGCGAGATGAAGTACGGCGCCGGCGTGATCGCGGCCAAGCGCTGGGGCGCGCGGGAGATCGTCGATCCCCGTCCCTGGCTGGTCGGCGAGATCAAGGACACCTTCCGCCAGTATCCCGGGATCGGCGCCCTCCTCCCCGCCATGGGGTACTCGGGCACGCAGCTCCGCGACATGGAGCGGACGATCAACGCCTGCGAGTGCGACGTCGTCGTGATCGCGACGCCGATCGACCTCCGGCGCCTGGTGGACATCAAGCATCCCACCGTTCGGGTGGGCTACGAGCTGGAGGAGATCGGACGGCCGAAGCTGGAGGACGTGATCGGCGAATTCCTCGCGGCCCGCTCGGGGAAGTCCGCCGCGCGGAAGGGCGCCGCGCCGGTCCGTCCCGGCAAGGGGCGGGTGGCCCGGGCGGCGAACAAGCCGCCGGTGCCGACCGGCCGCTCCCGCGGGCGGGGGAAGCGATGAACCTGCACGAATTCCAGGGCAAGGAGCTGTTCCGCGCGGCGGGAATCCCGGTTCCGCCGGGCGAGGTGGCGCGCTCGGCGGACGACGCCGCGGCGATCGCCGACCGTCTCGGCTATCCCGTCGTGGTGAAGGCCCAGGTCCTGATCGGCGGACGCGGCAAGGCGGGCGGCGTGAAGATCGTGAAGAACCGGGACGAGGTGATGCGCGAGGCGGGGCGGATCCTGGGCATGGACATCCGGGGCCACGTCGTGCGGCAGGTGCTGATCACGCCCGCCACGGACATCGAGAAGGAGTTCTACGCCGGCATCGTGCTCGACCGGAAGTTCGAGACGCCCCTCCTCATGGTGAGCCCCTCGGGGGGCGTCGACATCGAGGAGGTCGCGCGCATGGCGCCGGAGAAGATCCTGCGCGTGCATCTCGACGGCCGCGGGCTCCCGGCGTACCGGGCCCGGGCCGCGGCGCGCTTTCTCGACCCGCGCTTCGCCGTGCAGAAGCAGATCGTTCCGATCCTGACGAAGCTGGCCGCGCTCTACCACGACCAGGACGCCTCGCTCGCCGAGATCAATCCGCTCGTGGTCTCCGCGAGGGGCGAGGTCGCCGCGCTCGACGCCAAGGTGGTCATCGACGACAACGCCCTCGACCGCCACGCCGAGCTCGCCGGGATGCGCGATCTGGGCGCCGAGGACCCGGGCGAGGTGGAAGCGCGCGAGAAAGGGCTCTCCTACGTGCGGCTCGACGGCACGATCGGCTGCGTCGTGAACGGGGCCGGGCTCGCGATGGCCACGATGGACCTGATCCAGTACCACGGCGGCAAGCCGGCCAACTTCCTGGACATCGGCGGCTCGTCGAATCCAGACAAGGTGACCGCCGCGATGAACATCCTGACCCGGGACGCGCGCGTGCGCGCGGTCCTGTTCAACATCTTCGGGGGCATCACGCGCTGCGACGACGTGGCGCGAGGGCTCCTGACCGCGCTCGACCGGATCGGCATGAAGCTGCCGATCGTGATCCGCCTCACCGGAACGAACGAGCAGGAAGCGCGGGATCTCCTGAGCGCGCGCGGCATGACGGCCCTGAGCGACATGGACGAGGCGGTCCGGGCCGTGATCGCGCGCGCGGCGGAGGCGGCATGAGCATCCTCATCGATCGCAGCTCCCGCGTGCTGGTGCAGGGAATCACGGGGCGGGACGGCTCCTTCCACGCCAAGCAGATGCGCGACTACGGCACCCGCGTCGTGGCGGGAGTGACCCCCGGCAAGGGGGGCACCGACCTGGACGGCATCCCCGTCTTCGACTCGGTCGAGGAGGCGGTCCAGAAGACCAAGGCCGACGTCTCCGTCATCTACGTTCCGGCGTCGCTGGCCCAGGACGCGATCTACGAGGCCGCCGATGCCGAGATCCCGCTCGTGGTCTGCATCACCGAGGGGATTCCGGCACGCGACATGATCGAGATCGCCGCCTACCTGAGCGGCCGCTCGACGCGGCTGATCGGACCCAACTGCCCGGGGCTCATCTCCCCGGGGCAGTGCAAGGTGGGAATCATGCCCGGGTTCATCCACGCGCCGGGGCGGATCGGCCTGGTCAGCCGGAGCGGAACGCTCACCTACGAGGTGGTCTGGCAGCTCACGCGCGCCAAGATGGGACAGTCGACCTGCATCGGGATCGGCGGGGATCCGATCATCGGCACGCGCTTCACCGACGCGCTGGCCCTCTTCGAGGGGGACGACAAGACCGACGCGGTCGTGCTGATCGGCGAGATCGGCGGCGCGGACGAGGAGGAAGCCGCCGCGCTCATCGAGTCCACCATGACGAAGCCGGTCGTGGCGTTCATCGCGGGGCAGACGGCGCCTCCCGGAAAGCGGATGGGCCACGCCGGCGCCATCGTCTCGGGCGGATCGGGCACGGCGCAGGAGAAGATCGCGCGCTTCGAGCGCGCGGGGGTGCCGGTCGCGAAGGTCCCGTCCGACATCCCGCGGCTGGTGAAGACGGCGCTGGAGCGCGGCCGGCCGAAGCTGCGCGTCGTGGCCGGGGGAGCCTCGCGCGCCGCGGCCGCAGGGAAGAAGGCGGCGCCGAAGAAGCGCGTCGCGCCGCGTCCGGCCGCGACGTCCGCGGCGAAGCGCGGGGCCACGAAGAAGCGGGCGGGAGCGCGCCCGGCGGCCAAGAGACGCGCCAAGCCGGCAAGGTCGAAATCGCGTCACTGATCGGAACGGAAGTGTTCGAGGCGCTGCCTGGAGCCATCCGGGGGCGCCTCAGTCTTGTCGCGCGCTGCGCGCGCGACGACATGGAGGGCGCGTGGAATCGACGCTGTTCATGATCAAGCCGGACGCCGTCCGGGCGGGGAAGATCGGCCTGATCCTGGCCGAGGTGGAAAAAGCGGGGTTCACGGTCGCCGAGATGCGGATGGTGCGGCTCACTCCGGATCGCGCGCGGCAGTTCTACGCCGTGCACGAGGGGAAGCCGTTCCTGGGTGACCTGGTGTCGTTCATGTCCTCGGGCCCCGCGGTCCCCTGCCTGCTGAAGCGCGAGAACGCCATCAAGGCGCTCCGCGATCTGATCGGCGCGACCGATCCCAAGGAAGCGAAGCCGGGGACGATCCGCGCGCTCTACGCGGAGAGCAAGCAGAACAACGCCGTCCACGCTTCCGACTCGCCCGAGTCGGCCGCGACCGAGATCCCGTTCTTTTTCGACGCCGTGGGAGCCGCCCGCTAATCTAAAGGGCCATGCAGATCGACCTGAGAGAGCTGGCCCAGGGCCAGACCCATCTGGAAATGGACGTTACGGGCGATTCCGTCGGGCTCTTGCCGACGGAGGCGGTCCTGGACGCGCCCATCCACCTGTCGCTCAACCTGGACCGTCGCTTCGATGAGATCTGGATCCGCGGGAAGGCGCAAACCACGGCGCACCAGGAATGTAGCCGGTGCCTGGTCGAGTTTCCCGAGAAACTGGAATTGGAGTTCGACGTCTTCTGTGCTAAGGTCCCGGCCTCGAACGTCCAGGGCCATCCGGCGTTGGATGAAGAAGATGGCGGGGTTCACTTCCACGACGGCCGGACCCTTTCCATCGACGACGAGATCCGGGAAGCGGTGATCCTGGGTCTCTCGATGAAGCCGCTCTGCCGCGAGGACTGCAGGGGCCTCTGCCCGCAGTGCGGCGAGGACCGGAACGCCGGACCCTGCCGCTGCGAACGCGCCGTCGCCCAGGGCGCGGCCCGATAGGCCGCACCGGAACCCGGCGTCCAGCCACGAGAGGAACGAACCATGGCGGTACCCAAGAGAAGGCACTCGAGCACCCGCGGCAAGAAGCGCCGGACGAACTGGAAGCTTCGCATGCCGTCGCGGTCGCTCTGCTCCCACTGCAGCCAGCCCAAGCTGCCGCACCGGGTCTGCGCGCACTGCGGCTACTACGCCGGCGAAGAGGTGATCGCGCGGGAGGGTCTCCGGGCTTCGTAGGCTTCCACGCCAACGACCATGCGCCAGCAAGGGAAGGGCCCGGTCATCGGGGTGGATGCCATGGGAGGCGACCTGGCGCCCCGCGTCGTGATCGAGGGCGCGCTCGAGGCGCTCGGCGAGCCGGGCGCCTCGTTCGACGTGGCCCTGATCGGTGACGAGCGGGAGATCCAGGCCGAGGCCGACCGCCTCGGCGTCCGCGACCGTCTCCCCCGCGTGATCCACGCCGCCGAAGTGATCGAGATGGCCGAATCCGCGGCGCAGAGCGTCCGGAAGAAGCGCGACTCCTCGATCAGCGTCGCGGCCCGCCTGCACAAGAGCGGCGAGACCGACGCCCTCGTCTCCGCCGGGAACACCGGCGCGGTCGTCGCGGCCGCCCTCTTCGAGATCGGGCGCATCGCGCAGATCCACCGCCCCGCCATCGCCACCGTGCTGCCGACGCCCCAGGGGAACGTCGTGATCCTGGACGTGGGCGCCACCTCCGACTGCAAACCGTCCCACCTCTACCAGTTCGCCGTCATGGGCAGCATCTACGCGCGCCTCGTGCTCGGGATCGAGCGCCCGCGCGTCGGCCTCCTGAACATCGGCGAGGAGGCGGAGAAGGGGAGCGAGCTCTACTACGAGGCGCACCAGCTCCTGAAGCGGAGCCCGATCCACTTCGTCGGAAACGTCGAGGGCAAGGACATCATCCTCGGCACGGCCGACGTGGTCGTGTGCGACGGCTTCGTCGGCAACGTGCTGCTCAAGTTCGCGGAGAGCGTGATTCCCAGCCTCTCCACCATGATCAAGGACGAGATCAGCGCCCACCCGCTCAGCATGACGGCCGGGCTGCTCCTGAAGCCCGCGTTTCGGCGGCTGAAGCGGCGCCTCGACTACGCCGAGGTCGGCGGCGCGCCGCTCCTGGGAGTGGACGGCACCTGCATCATCGGCCACGGCCGCTCCAACCCGCGCGCGATCAAGAACGCCATCAAGGTGGCCGCGCGCTGCGCCGAGGCGCGCGTGGCCGATTCGATCCGCCTGGAGCTGGAGCGCCTGACTCCGGCGGCCGCATGATCGCGACCGCGCGCGACGTCCACATCATCGGCACCGGGTCCCACACGCCCACGCGGGTCCTCACGAACAAGGACCTGGAACAGATCGTCGACACGTCCGACGAGTGGATCCAGAGCCGCACCGGCATCAAGGAGCGGCGGATCTCCGATCCGGCGACGCCCTCGTCGGTGCTCGCCACCGAGGCCGCGAAGAAGGCGCTCGCCGACGCCAAGATCGACGGCTCGGCGCTGGACCAGATCATCGTCGGCACCGTGACGGGGGACCGCGTCTTCCCGTCCACCGCCTGCCTCCTGCAAGACAACCTGGGCGCCGCCAAGGCGCATGCCTTCGACATCTCGGCGGCGTGCGCGGGCTTCCTCTATGGGCTCTCGCTCGGCTACAACGCCATCCGCGTCGGCGCGGCCGAGACCGTGCTGGTGGTCGGCGTCGAGACCCTCTCGCGCATCGTGAACTGGACCGACCGGAACACCTGCGTGCTCTTCGGCGACGCCGCGGGCGCGGTCGTGCTCCGGTCGACCGGAACGCCCGGGGGGATCCTCGCGATCTGCCTCCACAGCGACGGATCGCTGGTCCACCTGCTCGAGATGCCGGCGGGGGGATCGCTCCGGCCGCCGTCGCACGAGACGGTGGACCAGCGCCTTCACACCATCACGATGAGCGGCAACGACGTCTTCAAGCACGCCGTGCGCGCCATGGAATCGGTCGCGATGGAGTGCCTGGACGCATCGGGACACACGCCCGAGGAGCTGGACCTGATCATCCCGCACCAGGCGAACCTCCGGATCATCGACGCCACCGCGCGAAGGCTGGGCCTGCCGCAGGAGAAGGTGTTCGTGAACGTGGACCGCTACGGGAACACCTCCTCCGCCTCGATTCCGCTCGCGATGGACGAGGCGCGCCGGACCGGGCGGATCGGGCCGGGGAGCCTGGTCGAGCTGGTCACCTTCGGTGGCGGCTTCACCTGGGCCGCGGCGATGGTGCAGTGGTGAGCGCGACCGACCGGGCGGGCGCGGCCTTCCTCTTTCCGGGGCAGGGCTCGCAGAGCGTCGGCATGGGGAAGGCGCTGGCCGAGCGCTATCCCGAGTCGCGCGCCGCGTTCGAGGAAGCGGACGCGGTCCTGGGCTTCGGCCTGGCGAAGCTCTGCTTCGAAGGGCCCGAGGAGGAGCTGACCCGGACCGAGAACACGCAGCCGGCGCTGCTCGCCACGAGCGTCGCCGCGTTTCGCGCCCTGGAAGCGAAGGGTGTCGTGCCCACGGCTGCCGCGGGTCACAGCGCGGGAGAGTACGCCGCGCACGTCGCGGCGGGGACCTTCTCCTACGCGGACGGGCTCCGGCTGATCCGGGCTCGCGGCGAGGCGATGGCCCACGCCGGGGACGAGCGTCCCGGATCGATGGCGGCGGTCCTCGGGCTCACGGCGGAGCAGATCGCCGAGGTGCTGCGGGCCGTGGGCGCGCCGCGCGACCTCGCGGCCGCCAACTACAACTCGCCGGGGCAGGTGGTCCTCTCCGGGACGCCCGAAGCGCTGGCCCGGGCGTCCGACGAGGCGAAGCGGCTCGGCGCGAAGCGGGTCGTGCCGCTCTCGGTGAGCGCCGCGTTCCATTCGCCCCTCATGGAGGCGGCGGCGCGCGGCCTGGCCGCGGCCTTGGACCAGGTGGCGTTCGCGCGCCCGCGCTTTCCGGTCTACGCCAACGTCTCGGCGAAGCCGGTGCGCGAGCCCGAGGAGGCGCGCGCGACGCTGAAGGAGCAGCTCCTCCAGCCGGTGCTCTGGGAGCCGACGATGCGCGCGCTCATCGAGAGCGGGACGCGCCGGTTCGTGGAGGTCGGAAACGGGCGGGTGCTGCGCGGCCTGGCGAAGAGCGTCGACCGCGAGCTTGCGCTCTTCGGCTCGCAGGACCCGGACGAAGTGGAAGCGGCCGCCGCGGCGGGCGCCGCGGCTTCCGCCGCGCCGGCGGCGCCCCGATGAGCGGACGGTTCGACACGCGGGTCGCCGTGGTGACGGGCGGCGCCAAGGGGATCGGGCTTGCGGTGTCGCGGCGTCTCGCCTGCGAGGGCGCCAAGGTGGTGCTCACGGGGAGGGACACGGCGGCGCTGGAGTCGGCCGCCGCCGAGATTCGCGCGATGGGAGCCGAAGCGCTTCCCCTCGCGGCCGACGCCGCTCGGGAACAGGAAGCCGACCGGGTCTGCGCGGCGACCCTCGAGGCGTTCGGGCGGGCCGACATCCTCGTGAACAACGCGGGGGTGACCAAGGACGGGCTGTTGCTCCGGATGAGCGACGAGGACTGGGACCTGGTCCTCACGACGAACTTGAAGGGGGCGTTCCGGATGATGCGCGCCTTCGCCAAGCCGATGATGAAGCAGCGGTGGGGGCGGATCGTGAACGTCTCGTCGGTGATCGGGCTGATCGGAAACGCGGGGCAGGCCAACTACGCCGCCTCCAAAGCCGGCCTCCTGGGACTGACGAAGGCCGTTGCTAAGGAGTTGGCATCACGTCATATTACGGTGAATGCGGTCGCGCCGGGGTTCATCGAGACCTCGATGACCGAGGGGCTGGGGGAGAAGGTCAGGGAGGGGCTGCAGTCGCAGATCCCCCTGGGCCGACTCGGCAGCCCCGACGACGTCGCGCACGCGGTGGCCTTCCTGTGCTCCGAGGAGGCCGGTTACGTGACGGGGCAGGTGCTGCCGGTCGATGGCGGCATGGTGATGTAGCGTCCCGGAGGGTCGGGACGAATCTAAGCTCAGGGGAGGTGACCCAAGGGATGGCAGCTTTCAGCGAAGATCGCGTGAAGCAGATCATCGTGGATCAGTTGGGCGTGGCGCCCGAGCAGGTGACTCCCGAGGCGTCGTTCATCGACGATCTCGGAGCCGACTCGCTCGACACGGTGGAGCTGGTCATGGCCCTCGAGGAGGCGTTCGACATCGAGATCCCCGACGAGGACGCGGAGAAGATGACCACGGTGGCGGACGCCATCAAGTATCTGGAATCCCACGTGCCCAAGAACGCCTAGAGCACGACTGAATCGCGCCTGATTCGGCGGCGCGCCCGGTGGTCGGGGCGCGACGGGAGCAAAACGGCGGGAACAAGAGCCAGGGAATGGGAGAAGCGGAGCGCATGGTGCGTCGAGCGATAGAGCCGAGGCGGGTCGTGGTCACGGGCATGGGGGTCATTTCCCCGCTCGGGTCCGATCTCGCGCCGTTCTGGAAGCGGCTCACGGCGGGCGAGTCGGGGATCGGCCCCGTCACGCGTTTCGACATCACCCAATACGACACGCGGATGGCGGGCGAAGTGAAGGACTTCCGGGCCGAGGACTACATGGACCGGAAGGACGCCCGCCGCGCCGACCTGTTCGTCCAGTACGCCGTCGCGGGCACCCGAAAGGCCGTCGCGCAGGCGAACATCCAGGACGGAAACGTCGATCCCAACCGCTACGGCGTGGTGATCGGCTCCGGCATCGGCGGCATCGCGACCTTCGAGGACCAGCACAAGAACCTCATGGAAAAAGGTCCTTCCCGCGTGAGCCCCTTCTTCATTCCAATGATGATCTCGGACATGGCCTCCGGCATGGTGTCGATCCAGTTCGGAGCCAAGGGTCCCAACTACTGCACGGTGTCGGCCTGCTCCTCGGGTGCGCACGCGGTGGGGGACGCCTATCGGATCATCCAGCGCGGCGAAGCGGACGTGATGATCACGGGCGGCAGCGAGGCGCCCATCACGCCGGTCGCGTTCGCCGGTTTCTGCTCCATGAAGGCGATGTCCACACGCAACGACGAACCGACCCGGGCCTCGCGCCCCTTCGATTCCGAACGAGACGGATTCGTGATGGGGGAAGGTGCCGGCATTCTGGTGCTCGAGGAATACGAGCACGCGAAGCGGCGCGGCGCGGCCGCCCTGGCGGAGATCGTCGGTTATGGCGCTACGGGAGATGCCCATCACATGACCGCGCCCGCCCCCGAGGGTGAGGGTGCGGCGCGGGCCATGAGGGCGGCCGTCTGCGACTCGGGACTGTCCCTGGAGTCGTTCGGCTACATGAACGCCCACGGCACCTCCACGCCACTCAACGACAAGTTCGAAACACAAGCCATCAAGTCGGTGTTCGGGGAACACGCGAAGAAGCTGGCGATCAGCTCGACGAAATCGATGACGGGCCATCTTCTGGGCGCGGCGGGAGGACTGGAGACGATCATCTGCGTCCTGGCCCTCCAGAGCCAGTGCCTTCCCCCGACGATCAACTACGAGCACCCCGATCCCGACTGTGACCTCGACTACGTCCCCAACACTGCACGCCCGGTCGAGCTGCAGTCCGCCCTGAGCAATTCTCTGGGCTTTGGTGGGCACAACGTCACCCTGGCGTTGTCGAGGACCGTGGCATAAGGCGGAGCCCACGGGCTCCGGACACTGTGAACTTCATTCGAAAGCTGTTGGGGCTGGACGGCCCCAAGCCGCCCGCCCGAGGAAGCGCCCGCGATCGCGATTTCGATCTGCGGGGCCTCGAGCGGATCCTCCATTACAACTTCAAGAACACGCAGCTCGCGCGCCAGGCGATGACCCATCGCTCCTATCTCCACGCCACCCCCGGACGGAGCGGCGAATCGAACGAGCGGATGGAATTCCTCGGCGATTCGGTCGTCGGGCTCGTCGTGAACGAGTTCCTCTACAAGAAATTCACCAAGCTGCGCGAGGGCGAGCTGACGAAGATGAAATCGCTTCTCGTGAGCCGCGTCATCCTCTCGCGCGCCGCCAACCAGCTCGGGCTGGGGCACTACATCCTGCTCTCCGAAGCCGAGAAGGGCTCGGGCGGCCGGAACCGCGCTTCGATCCTGGCCGACACCCTCGAGGGGGTGATCGGCG
Proteins encoded in this window:
- the fabF gene encoding beta-ketoacyl-ACP synthase II, which produces MVRRAIEPRRVVVTGMGVISPLGSDLAPFWKRLTAGESGIGPVTRFDITQYDTRMAGEVKDFRAEDYMDRKDARRADLFVQYAVAGTRKAVAQANIQDGNVDPNRYGVVIGSGIGGIATFEDQHKNLMEKGPSRVSPFFIPMMISDMASGMVSIQFGAKGPNYCTVSACSSGAHAVGDAYRIIQRGEADVMITGGSEAPITPVAFAGFCSMKAMSTRNDEPTRASRPFDSERDGFVMGEGAGILVLEEYEHAKRRGAAALAEIVGYGATGDAHHMTAPAPEGEGAARAMRAAVCDSGLSLESFGYMNAHGTSTPLNDKFETQAIKSVFGEHAKKLAISSTKSMTGHLLGAAGGLETIICVLALQSQCLPPTINYEHPDPDCDLDYVPNTARPVELQSALSNSLGFGGHNVTLALSRTVA